Proteins from a single region of Puntigrus tetrazona isolate hp1 chromosome 2, ASM1883169v1, whole genome shotgun sequence:
- the fzd8b gene encoding frizzled-8b, which translates to MDSPVRGSHWPSLALCVLLAWSSACAREPVCQEISVPLCRGIGYNYTHMPNRFNHDTQDEAGLEVHQFWPLVEIQCSPDLRFFLCSLYTPICLEDYKKPLPPCRSVCERAKAGCAPLMRQYGFPWPDRMRCDLLPVQGDPNTLCMDYNRTDATASPVAPKPTGRTGKPYKRKNKSSQGSSPCEPECHCRAPMVTVTGDRHPLYNRVKTGQIPNCAMPCHNPYLSQEERTFATFWIGVWSVLCFLSTFATVATFLIDIERFKYPERPIIFLSACYMFVSLGYIIRLIAGHERVACNLDNEADHVHYETTGPALCTLVFLLIYFFGMASAIWWVILTFTWFLAAGMKWGNEAIERYSQYFHLAAWLIPSVKSIAALALSSVDGDSVAGICYVGNQNLDNLRGFVVAPLAIYLFIGTAFLFAGFVSLFRIRSVIKQGGTKTDKLERLMVRIGAFTVLHTVVAVVIVACYVYEQRNREAWEVAHACSCSPDKKARRPDYAVFMLKYFMCLLVGITSGAWTWSGKTLESWRAVCTRRCCVWGGKGTSGSVYSDASTGLTWRSGTASSVLCAPKQMPLSRV; encoded by the coding sequence ATGGACTCGCCTGTGCGGGGGTCCCACTGGCCCTCGCTCGCGCTCTGCGTCCTGCTAGCGTGGAGTTCCGCGTGCGCTCGCGAGCCGGTCTGTCAGGAGATTTCGGTGCCATTGTGCAGAGGGATCGGTTACAACTACACCCACATGCCCAACCGATTCAACCACGACACCCAGGACGAAGCCGGGCTCGAGGTGCACCAGTTCTGGCCCCTCGTGGAGATCCAGTGTTCCCCGGACCTGCGCTTCTTTCTTTGCAGTCTGTACACGCCCATTTGCCTCGAGGACTATAAGAAGCCTTTGCCGCCGTGCAGGAGCGTGTGCGAACGGGCGAAAGCGGGATGCGCGCCTCTCATGAGGCAATACGGCTTCCCGTGGCCGGACCGAATGAGATGCGATCTTCTCCCGGTGCAGGGAGATCCGAACACTCTGTGCATGGACTACAACAGGACTGATGCTACGGCGTCACCAGTTGCTCCGAAACCAACCGGCCGAACGGGGAAGCCGTACAAAcggaaaaacaaaagcagtcaAGGATCTTCTCCGTGTGAACCGGAGTGTCACTGTCGCGCGCCTATGGTGACCGTGACCGGTGACCGCCATCCGTTGTATAACAGAGTAAAGACCGGGCAGATCCCCAACTGCGCGATGCCATGCCACAACCCCTACCTTTCCCAGGAAGAAAGGACGTTTGCCACATTTTGGATCGGAGTTTGGTCGGTTTTGTGTTTCTTGTCCACTTTCGCCACCGTTGCCACTTTCCTCATCGACATCGAGAGGTTTAAATACCCCGAGCGCCCGATTATTTTCCTGTCCGCCTGCTACATGTTCGTGTCCCTGGGGTACATCATCAGGCTCATCGCGGGCCACGAAAGAGTCGCGTGCAACCTGGATAACGAGGCGGACCACGTCCACTACGAAACCACGGGTCCCGCGCTTTGCACGCTCGTGTTTCTGCTCATCTACTTTTTCGGGATGGCGAGCGCCATCTGGTGGGTGATCCTGACGTTCACGTGGTTCCTCGCGGCCGGGATGAAGTGGGGGAACGAAGCGATCGAACGATACTCGCAGTACTTTCACCTGGCCGCTTGGCTCATCCCGAGCGTCAAATCCATCGCCGCGCTCGCGCTGAGCTCGGTGGACGGGGACTCGGTGGCGGGAATCTGCTACGTGGGCAACCAAAACCTGGATAACCTGCGGGGGTTCGTGGTCGCGCCCCTGGCGATTTATCTTTTTATCGGAACGGCGTTTTTATTCGCGGGCTTCGTGTCTCTGTTTCGGATACGGAGCGTCATTAAACAAGGGGGAACGAAGACGGACAAGCTCGAGAGGCTGATGGTTCGCATCGGGGCGTTTACGGTGCTGCACACGGTGGTCGCCGTGGTGATCGTGGCGTGTTACGTGTACGAGCAGCGCAATCGCGAAGCTTGGGAGGTCGCGCACGCGTGCAGCTGCTCGCCGGATAAAAAAGCTCGCAGGCCGGATTACGCGGTGTTCATGCTCAAGTATTTCATGTGCCTTCTGGTGGGGATCACGTCGGGCGCGTGGACGTGGTCCGGTAAAACTCTGGAGTCGTGGCGAGCCGTGTGCACGCGCCGCTGCTGCGTCTGGGGCGGCAAAGGCACGAGCGGGTCGGTTTACAGTGACGCGAGCACGGGGCTGACCTGGAGGTCCGGTACGGCGAGTTCGGTTTTGTGCGCTCCAAAACAAATGCCACTGTCCCGAGTGTGA
- the LOC122354776 gene encoding tripartite motif-containing protein 16-like, whose translation MEGASIFWTQDQFSCPICLDLLKDPVTIPCGHSYCMNCIRDCWNQDDQKRVYSCPQCRRTFTPRPALNTNLVLAEMVEKVKKTKIQTSLEKICSYAGPEDVECDVCTGRKRKAVKSCLLCLESYCQTHFERHEEFHSGRRHKITGATGRLLEMICSKHDKQLEIYCRTDQQCICYLCAMDEHKNHDTVSSVSERIEKQKQLEDTQRTLHHRIQEREKELHELKEAVKTHKLSAHAAVKDSERIFTELIRSIERRRSEVIQMIRDQEKAEVNRAEGLLKQMKQEIDDLKRRDAELKQLLHSDDHIHFLQSFQSLSAPIETGKSVSAGSLLSYDDVGKAVSDLKEKLEDFCKEENEKIFDRVTYINIIPIIEPKTREEFLQYFRRLTMNANTVNKSIQLSEDNRVATYSKETQSYPDHPDRFDKLYEVLCRESLSGRCYWEVKWSGTESLGISVAYKSIKRQGERCECGFGLNDHSWRLSCTPTSCQFWHNNTHTKLNEFARSCRIGVYVDHRAGILSFYSVSDKMTLIHRVQTTFTQPLYPGFLLKRGLSVTFHNLTK comes from the exons ATGGAAGGAGCCAGCATTTTTTGGACTCAAGATCAGTTCAGCTGTCCGATCTGTCTGGATTTACTGAAGGATCCAGTGACCATCCCCTGTGGACACAGCTACTGCATGAACtgtatcagagactgctggaaTCAAGATGATCAGAAGAGAGTTTACAGCTGCCCTCAGTGCAGACGGACCTTCACTCCAAGACctgctttaaatacaaatttggtGTTAGCTGAAATGGTGGAGAAAGTGAAGAAGACAAAAATCCAAACATCTTTGGAAAAAATCTGCAGTTACGCTGGACCTGAAGATGTTGAGTGTGATGTTTGTACTGGAAGGAAACGTAAAGCTGTCAAGTCATGTCTGCTGTGTCTAGAGTCTTACTGTCAAACTCACTTTGAGCGCCATGAGGAATTTCACTCGGGTAGACGACACAAGATAACTGGTGCCACTGGACGACTGCTGGAGATGATCTGCTCTAAACATGACAAACAACTAGAAATCTATTGTCGTACTGATCAGCAATGTATTTGTTATCTGTGTGCAATGGATGAACATAAAAACCATGACACTGTATCATCTGTATCAGAGAGGATAGAGAAacag AAACAGTTAgaagacacacagagaacatTGCATCATAGAAttcaggagagagagaaagagcttcATGAGCTAAAAGAAGCTGTGAAGACACACAAG CTCTCCGCTCATGCAGCAGTGAAGGACAGCGAGAGGATCTTCACTGAACTCATCCGCTCCATTGAGAGAAGACGCTCTGAGGTGATACAGATGATCAGAGATCAGGAAAAGGCTGAAGTGAATCGAGCTGAAGGACTCTTGAAACAAATGAAGCAGGAGATCGATGATCTGAAAAGGAGAGATGCAGAGCTGAAGCAGCTTTTACATTCAGACGATCACATCCATTTCCTACAG AGTTTTCAGTCTCTATCTGCCCCAATTGAAACTGGAAAGAGTGTCAGTGCCGGGTCTCTGCTGTCTTATGATGACGTGGGAAAGGCTGTCTCTGACCTCAAAGAAAAACTGGAGGACTTCTGCAAAGaagagaatgaaaaaatatttgacagaG tCACATACATCAACATTATTCCCATCATTGAGCCCAAGACAAGGGAGGAGTTCCTACAAT ATTTCCGTAGGCTCACTATGAATGCCAACACAGTAAACAAATCTATTCAACTGTCTGAGGATAACAGGGTGGCAACTTACAGCAAAGAAACCCAGTCATaccctgatcatccagacagatttgataaATTGTATGAGGTGCTGTGTAGAGAAAGCTTGAGTGGACGATGTTACTGGGAGGTTAAATGGAGTGGTACCGAAAGCTTGGGTATATCAGTGGCATATAAGAGCATCAAGAGACAAGGAGAGAGATGTGAGTGTGGATTTGGATTGAACGATCATTCTTGGAGATTGTCCTGCACTCCAACCAGTTGCCAATTCTGGCACAATAACACACATACTAAACTCAATGAATTTGCCAGGTCCTGTAGaataggagtgtatgtggatcaCAGAGCAGGGATTCTGTCTTTCTACAGCGTCTCGGACAAAATGACCCTCATCCACagagtccagaccacattcactcagccGCTCTATCCGGGGTTTTTGTTAAAACGCGGCTTGTCAGTGACATTTCATAATTTGACAAAATAG
- the LOC122354707 gene encoding uncharacterized protein LOC122354707: MSDSETIELAGLGRPFQLGMLYDCRRDCLIPGITLWDAEMLQKNINVRPQPNTDFKIIATDSSEDKASALNVSASLEASFLCGLVSVKGSADYLNNKKSSKHQSRVTLHYHTTSRFEQLTMEHLGAGNVKHCNIFQEGSATHVVTALLYGAQAFFIFDREVSSNENHQNIQGDLQASIKKIPLISIEGQASLKMNEMEKDQFEKFSCTFHGDFALENNPVSYVDAIKVYSELPKLLGEHGENAVPMTVWLYPLKKLDSAAAQLVREISVSLIRRVQRIIDELHNCDIQCQDLMRDSVAIQFPEITAKIKKCKALCSDYKIVFQKHLCRVLPSIRGGGKEEQELIDALNDKERSPFNGALLTKYLSEREREMNVVRSYLDIMKDVPVLSTSNELDKVVLKASNNYVIAFALTSLNETEPYLSDMENYLKTQSCNNAEEISYDQKSSKKTEKWFSSGDATTLTRETIQAFLDFKEANKGRTNIEFCIASIPDELSTASSIHVYERGRLISSQYELPSKPPIPVFLSAEHDCIHLQIKPPERGVSCVDSYCISYQSAQSSEWTEVYTDGVSYQVTIKQLKPNKEYCFTCNAVCRPGVSLTSDTTSFFRTRPCAPPGAPTVKQVESETATVVWNVPTSVGEDVLITGYMLEYRECPKGQENEKPWKSVKSTNRECTLQGLKQDTYYTVRVFANCTNDGMSLPSPETVFSASFKVKESNKDGSGLFLNQSSQIEKGNPSIHSLLLYKKIAQNASFNQYVFGRKVEDVKNKVILLLGSTGAGKTTLINVMVNYILGVKWQDAYRFKLINEVTNRTQAESQTSTVSSFELYNQPGFQIPYSLTIVDTPGFGDTRGIAHDKLITEQIKSFLCSPLGINHIDAICFVVQASLARLSANQKYIFDSVLSIFGKDVAENILILATFADGKDIPVLEAIKAADLPCKKNKKGQPTHFHFNNSALYADKKIKEPTTFDSDSDEDDDNEDDKLTELVWDKTFKQMKALFKTLGATESKDLTLTIKVLEERERLEKAMANLTPQITAGLSKMSEIKKLKQSLESESDNMAQNENFEQEVEVMKANRSPVNCFTMNCNTCFFTCHSNCFLPAEDAVQTCAVMENNHCIICPENCHYSAHSRENFMWTYETKIETKTIKELKDNFMAAKGKFMDTKQMLDALENELLGIEDKLMKLIKLSSDCLRRLDEFALKPKSLSTAEYLEILIKTEKEEKSPGFEDRIVGLEKMKQETLILEKIANGESLFEKERKIMVEREKRMKNVAMKITKN, encoded by the exons ATGTCGGACTCTGAGACCATTGAACTGGCTGGTCTTGGCCGCCCTTTTCAATTAGGAATGCTTTATGACTGCCGAAGAGACTGTCTCATTCCAG GAATAACCCTTTGGGATGCTGAGATGCTGCAGAAGAATATTAATGTACGACCACAGCCAAACACTGACTTCAAAATTATTGCCACAGATTCAAGTGAAGACAAAGCCAGTGCTCTTAATGTCTCTGCATCTCTTGAAGCCAGCTTTCTGTGTGGATTGGTCAGTGTGAAAGGATCAGCAGACTATTTAAATAACAAGAAATCATCGAAACATCAGTCTCGAGTTACCTTACACTATCATACAACCTCACGCTTCGAGCAGTTGACTATGGAGCATCTTGGAGCAGGGAATGTAAAGCACTGCAATATATTTCAGGAGGGCTCGGCCACTCATGTTGTTACGGCTCTACTGTATGGAGCTCaggctttctttatttttgatcgTGAGGTCTCGTCTAATGAAAACCACCAAAACATACAAGGTGACCTCCAAGCATCAATCAAAAAGATACCTTTAATATCAATAGAGGGCCAGGCatctttgaaaatgaatgaaatggaaaaagatCAATTTGAAAAGTTCAGTTGCACTTTTCATGGAGATTTTGCTCTGGAAAACAATCCGGTCTCCTATGTTGATGCCATTAAAGTGTACTCAGAGCTACCAAAACTGTTGGGAGAACATGGAGAAAATGCTGTGCCCATGACCGTGTGGCTTTACCCTCTGAAAAAACTAGATTCAGCAGCTGCTCAGTTAGTCAGAGAGATCAGTGTTAGCCTAATACGACGAGTCCAACGAATCATAGATGAACTGCATAACTGTGACATTCAATGTCAAGATCTGATGAGGGACAGTGTTGCCATTCAATTCCCTGAAATCACAGCTAAgatcaaaaaatgtaaagccCTCTGTTCGgattataaaatagtttttcagaAACACCTCTGCAGGGTTCTTCCATCCATAAGGGGTGGAGGTAAAGAAGAACAGGAGCTCATTGATGCCCTGAATGACAAAGAAAGATCCCCATTTAATGGTGCTCTGCTAACCAAGTATCTAAGTgagcgagagcgagagatgAATGTTGTTAGATCGTACCTTGACATCATGAAAGACGTGCCTGTTCTTTCAACCAGCAACGAACTGGACAAAGTTGTCTTGAAGGCATCCAATAACTATGTGATTGCTTTTGCACTCACGTCCTTAAATGAAACTGAACCGTACCTTTCAGACATGGAGAATTACCTGAAGACACAATCTTGTAACAATGCAGAGGAAATAAGTTATGATCAAAAATCCTCAAAGAAGACAGAGAAATGGTTTTCATCAGGAGATGCAACTACATTGACCAGAGAAACCATACAGGCCTTCCTAGATTTCAAAGAAGCCAATAAAGGTAGAACGAACATTGAATTCTGCATTGCATCAATACCAGATGAACTCAGTACTGCCTCTTCAATTCATGTTTATGAAAGAGGGAGACTTATTAGCTCACAATATGAGCTTCCCTCAAAACCACCAATACCGGTTTTCTTGAGTGCTGAGCATGACTGCATACATCTTCAAATCAAACCTCCTGAACGTGGTGTTAGCTGTGTGGACTCGTACTGTATTTCATATCAGTCCGCACAGAGCTCTGAATGGACAGAGGTGTATACTGATGGGGTTTCTTACCAGGTCACTATCAAGCAGTTAAAACCCAATAAAGAGTACTGTTTTACCTGCAATGCGGTGTGTCGTCCAGGAGTGAGTCTGACAAGTGACACAACATCATTCTTCAGGACTCGTCCTTGTGCTCCTCCAGGAGCACCTACAGTAAAACAAGTAGAATCTGAGACTGCGACTGTAGTCTGGAACGTCCCTACATCTGTGGGTGAGGATGTTCTGATCACTGGATACATGCTGGAGTACAGAGAATGCCCAAAGGGTcaggaaaatgaaaaaccttGGAAGTCTGTGAAATCTACAAACAGGGAGTGCACTCTTCAGGGACTAAAACAAGACACATATtacacagtcagagtttttgCAAACTGCACTAATGATGGAATGAGTCTCCCCAGTCCTGAAACTGTGTTTTCAGCCAGTTTTAAGGTTAAAGAGTCAAATAAGGATGGGAGTGGTTTGTTCTTGAATCAATCTTCACAAATAGAAAAGGGCAATCCATCAATTCATTCACTTTtactatacaaaaaaatagcacAGAATGCTAGTTTTAATCAGTATGTTTTTGGAAGAAAAGTGGAAGatgtgaaaaacaaagtaaTTCTTCTTTTGGGATCAACAGGTGCAGGAAAAACCACACTCATTAATGTGATGGTCAACTACATACTGGGTGTAAAGTGGCAGGATGCATATCGCTTCAAACTAATCAATGAAGTGACCAATCGCACACAGGCCGAAAGTCAGACATCTACCGTCTCCTCTTTTGAGCTGTACAATCAGCCTGGCTTTCAAATTCCCTACTCCCTTACAATTGTAGATACACCAGGATTTGGTGATACAAGAGGAATCGCACATGATAAACTGATTACAGAGCAGATCAAAAGCTTTCTCTGTAGCCCTTTGGGAATCAATCACATTGACGCCATTTGCTTTGTTGTCCAAGCCTCTCTTGCCCGCCTGAGTGCCAACCAGAAGTACATTTTTGACTCAGTTTTATCAATTTTTGGCAAAGATGTCGCAGAgaacatattaatattagcaACATTTGCAGATGGTAAAGACATCCCAGTTCTAGAAGCAATCAAAGCAGCAGATCTGCCCTGTAAGAAGAATAAAAAGGGACAACCCACCCATTTCCATTTCAACAACTCAGCTTTGTatgcagacaaaaaaataaaagagccTACAACCTTTGACAGCGATTCAGATGAAGATGACGATAATGAAGATGATAAACTGACAGAGCTTGTCTGGGATAAGACCTTCAAACAGATGAAGGCTTTATTCAAGACACTTGGGGCAACTGAAAGCAAAGATCTAACACTGACTATAAAGGTCTTGGAGGAACGAGAGCGTCTTGAGAAAGCCATGGCAAATCTGACCCCTCAAATAACTGCTGGTCTCTCTAAAATGagtgagataaaaaaattaaagcaaagttTGGAAAGTGAGAGCGACAACATGGCACAAAATGAGAATTTTGAACAAGAGGTAGAGGTGATGAAAGCAAACAGAAGCCCTGTAAACTGTTTTACAATGAATTGCAACACCTGCTTCTTCACCTGTCACTCCAACTGCTTCCTCCCTGCAGAAGATGCTGTGCAAACTTGTGCTGTGATGGAGAATAACCACTGCATTATCTGCCCTGAAAACTGCCATTACTCTGCTCATTCAAGGGAAAATTTCATGTGGacatatgaaacaaaaattGAGACAAAAACCATTAAAGAGCTAAAAGACAACTTCATGGCTGCTAAAGGAAAGTTCATGGACACAAAGCAAATGCTTGATGCACTTGAAAACGAACTCCTTGGAATTGAGGACAAACTAATGAAGTTGATTAAATTGTCTTCCGATTGCTTAAGAAGATTAGATGAATTTGCACTGAAGCCAAAATCTCTCTCTACAGCTGAATATCTTGAAATCCTGATTAAAACcgagaaagaggagaaaagtCCTGGCTTTGAGGACCGTATTGTTGGACTTGAGAAGATGAAACAAGAAACACTTATCCTGGAAAAGATTGCTAACGGAGAAAGTTTGTTTGAAAAAGAACGCAAGATCAtggtggagagagagaagagaatgaAGAATGTTGCcatgaaaattacaaaaaattaa
- the LOC122327366 gene encoding stonustoxin subunit alpha-like: MSDSETIELACLGRPFQLGMLYDCRRDRLVPGITLWDAEMLQKNINVRPQPNTDFKIIATDSSEDKASALNVSASLEASFLCGLVSVKGSADYLNDKKSSKHQSRVTLHYHTTSRFEQLTMEHLGAGNVKHCNIFQEGSATHVVTALLYGAQAFFIFDREVSSNENHQNIQGNLQASIKKIPLISIEGQASLKMNEMEKDQIDKFSCTFHGDFALENNPVSYVDAIKVYSELPKLLGEHGENAVPMTVWLYPLKKLDSAAAQLVREISVSLIRRVQRIIDELHNCDIQCQDLMRDSVAIQFPEITAKIKKCKVLCSDYKIVFQKQLCRVLPSIRGGGKEEQELIDALNDKERSPFNGALLTKYLSEREREMNVVRSYLDIMKDVPVLSTSNELDKVVLKASNNYVIAFALTSLNETEPYLSDMENYLKTQSCNNAEEISYDQKSSKKTEKWFSSGDATTLTRKPYRPS, from the coding sequence gAATAACCCTTTGGGATGCTGAGATGCTGCAGAAGAATATTAATGTACGACCACAGCCAAACACTGACTTCAAAATTATTGCCACGGATTCAAGTGAAGACAAAGCCAGTGCTCTTAATGTCTCTGCATCTCTTGAAGCCAGCTTTCTGTGTGGATTGGTCAGTGTGAAAGGATCAGCAGACTATTTAAATGACAAGAAATCATCGAAACATCAGTCTCGAGTTACCTTACACTATCATACAACCTCACGCTTCGAGCAGTTGACTATGGAGCATCTTGGAGCAGGGAATGTAAAGCACTGCAATATATTTCAGGAGGGCTCGGCCACTCATGTTGTTACGGCTCTACTTTATGGAGCTCaggctttctttatttttgatcgTGAGGTTTCGTCTAATGAAAACCACCAAAACATACAAGGTAACCTCCAAGcatcaatcaaaaaaatacCTTTAATATCAATAGAGGGCCAGGCatctttgaaaatgaatgaaatggaaaaagatCAAATTGACAAGTTCAGTTGCACTTTTCATGGAGATTTTGCTTTGGAAAACAATCCGGTCTCATATGTTGATGCCATTAAAGTGTACTCAGAGCTACCAAAACTGTTGGGAGAGCATGGAGAAAATGCTGTGCCCATGACCGTGTGGCTTTACCCTCTGAAAAAACTAGATTCAGCAGCTGCTCAGTTAGTCAGAGAGATCAGTGTTAGCCTAATACGACGAGTCCAACGAATCATAGATGAACTGCATAACTGTGACATTCAATGTCAAGATCTGATGAGGGACAGTGTTGCCATTCAATTTCCTGAAATCACAGCTAAgatcaaaaaatgtaaagtccTCTGTTCGgattataaaatagtttttcagaAACAACTCTGCAGGGTTCTTCCATCCATAAGGGGTGGAGGTAAAGAAGAACAGGAGCTCATTGATGCCCTGAATGACAAAGAAAGATCCCCATTTAATGGTGCTCTGCTAACCAAGTATCTAAGTgagcgagagcgagagatgAATGTTGTTAGATCGTACCTTGACATCATGAAAGACGTGCCTGTTCTTTCAACCAGCAACGAACTGGACAAAGTTGTCTTGAAGGCATCCAATAACTATGTGATTGCTTTTGCACTCACGTCCTTAAATGAAACTGAACCGTACCTTTCAGACATGGAGAATTACCTGAAGACACAATCTTGTAACAATGCAGAGGAAATAAGTTATGATCAAAAATCCTCAAAGAAGACAGAGAAATGGTTTTCATCAGGAGATGCAACTACATTGACCAGGAAACCATACAGGCCTTCCTAG